One genomic segment of Paenibacillus xylanexedens includes these proteins:
- a CDS encoding NAD(P)/FAD-dependent oxidoreductase — MSSIPKIVILGAGYGGILTAQRLQKELNYNEADVTLVNRHDYHYITTHLHMPAAGTDTIEHARVPISKLIDEFKIDLVKSSVKEIRLQDRKIILEDGTLSYDYLIIGLGGEPETFGIPGMLDHAMTIRSINSVRLIREHIEYQFAMYKNDNKRNRIRFVVGGAGFSGVEFVAELADRIPQLCKEFDVNPKHVHIYNVEAAPSALPGFDPELVEHAMNVLKKKGVTFKIGVPIKQCLPDGVIVGEGEKLDAATVVWTGGIRGNSLLEQAGLEVMRGRVKVDDYLRAPGHEHVYVIGDNSLVFNAEGRPYPPTAQIAMQQGVNCAKNVVASIRKKQPQPFVFTSKGTVASLGKGEAIAVVGGKKYKGWKAAQLKKLVDLRYLFIIGGIPLVLKKGRFFG, encoded by the coding sequence ATGAGCAGTATTCCCAAAATCGTCATCCTCGGCGCGGGCTATGGCGGGATTCTGACAGCCCAGCGGCTGCAGAAGGAATTGAACTATAACGAGGCCGATGTCACATTGGTGAACCGGCATGATTATCATTATATTACTACACATCTACATATGCCGGCAGCCGGCACGGATACCATTGAGCATGCAAGAGTCCCTATTTCGAAGCTGATTGATGAGTTCAAGATTGATCTGGTCAAGTCTTCCGTGAAGGAGATTCGTCTGCAGGATCGAAAGATTATTCTGGAGGATGGCACGTTATCCTATGATTATCTGATTATTGGACTAGGCGGTGAGCCTGAGACCTTCGGCATTCCGGGGATGCTCGATCACGCCATGACGATCCGCAGCATTAACTCGGTCAGACTGATTCGAGAACACATCGAATATCAATTTGCGATGTACAAAAACGATAACAAACGAAATCGTATTCGGTTTGTCGTAGGTGGAGCGGGTTTCAGTGGCGTTGAATTCGTAGCTGAACTTGCAGATCGCATTCCACAGCTGTGCAAGGAGTTCGACGTGAATCCGAAACACGTGCATATCTACAATGTAGAGGCAGCACCTTCGGCTTTGCCTGGATTTGATCCAGAACTGGTAGAGCATGCGATGAATGTGCTCAAGAAGAAGGGCGTTACTTTCAAAATTGGTGTTCCAATCAAGCAATGTCTCCCGGACGGGGTTATTGTGGGTGAGGGTGAAAAGCTCGATGCGGCTACAGTCGTATGGACCGGCGGCATTCGCGGTAACTCATTGCTTGAACAGGCAGGTCTTGAAGTGATGCGAGGACGTGTGAAAGTAGATGATTATCTGCGTGCCCCTGGACATGAGCATGTTTATGTCATTGGTGATAATTCACTTGTGTTCAACGCGGAAGGGCGGCCTTATCCGCCAACAGCCCAGATTGCGATGCAGCAGGGTGTGAACTGCGCCAAGAACGTCGTGGCATCCATTCGCAAGAAACAGCCACAACCTTTTGTATTTACGAGCAAAGGCACGGTTGCATCACTGGGTAAAGGTGAAGCTATTGCCGTTGTAGGCGGCAAGAAATACAAAGGCTGGAAAGCGGCTCAGCTGAAGAAGCTGGTTGATCTGCGTTATCTGTTCATCATTGGTGGTATTCCGCTAGTCCTGAAGAAAGGGCGGTTTTTTGGATGA
- a CDS encoding NAD(P)/FAD-dependent oxidoreductase, with protein MTDLLIIGGGPAGLFAAFYGGMRQASVTLVESMPQLGGQLAALYPEKYIYDVAGFPKVTAQELVNNLVEQMSHFNPNIRLEEKVVSVEKKDEQHFVVKTDENEYHAKAVIITAGVGAFEPRRLELEGAAKFEKSNLHYFISDLNAFAGKKVLISGGGDSAVDWALMLEPIAEQVTLIHRRDKFRAHEHSVENLMNSKVNVVTPTEITELHGDDTITKVTLSHVKTKETQEIEVDDVIVNFGFVSSLGPIAEWGIEIDSNSIVVDSRMETSIPGIFAAGDITTYPGKLKLIAVGFGEAPTAVNNAKVYFDPDAKLSPGHSSNMKR; from the coding sequence ATGACTGATTTACTTATTATCGGTGGAGGCCCTGCGGGTCTGTTCGCCGCGTTTTATGGTGGGATGCGTCAGGCATCCGTTACACTGGTTGAAAGTATGCCACAGCTTGGCGGACAGCTTGCCGCTCTTTACCCGGAGAAATACATCTATGATGTAGCCGGATTCCCGAAAGTAACAGCTCAGGAACTGGTGAATAACCTGGTTGAGCAAATGAGTCATTTTAACCCGAACATCCGCCTTGAAGAAAAGGTTGTATCGGTGGAGAAAAAGGATGAGCAACATTTCGTCGTGAAGACGGATGAGAATGAATATCATGCCAAAGCCGTCATTATTACAGCTGGTGTAGGTGCATTCGAACCACGTCGCCTGGAGCTTGAAGGTGCTGCCAAGTTCGAGAAGAGCAACCTGCACTACTTCATCAGTGATCTGAATGCCTTCGCTGGCAAAAAAGTACTGATCAGTGGCGGCGGTGACTCCGCGGTAGACTGGGCACTCATGCTGGAGCCTATCGCTGAGCAAGTGACACTGATCCATCGCCGGGACAAGTTCCGTGCACATGAGCACAGTGTCGAAAACCTGATGAATTCCAAGGTGAATGTCGTTACACCGACCGAAATCACGGAACTTCATGGGGATGACACGATTACCAAGGTAACCCTTTCTCATGTGAAAACCAAAGAAACTCAGGAAATCGAAGTAGATGACGTGATCGTTAACTTCGGATTTGTCTCTTCTCTCGGACCGATTGCCGAGTGGGGTATCGAAATTGATAGCAACTCCATCGTTGTTGATTCCCGCATGGAAACATCTATTCCAGGAATCTTCGCTGCCGGAGATATCACAACATATCCGGGTAAACTGAAGCTGATCGCTGTCGGATTCGGCGAAGCTCCAACAGCCGTCAACAATGCGAAGGTATACTTCGATCCGGATGCCAAGTTGTCCCCAGGACACAGCAGTAACATGAAACGCTAG
- a CDS encoding sporulation histidine kinase inhibitor Sda encodes MAMLSDEMLLDSYHKAIELNLERDFIALLLAEIHKRKLGTDVSAILH; translated from the coding sequence ATGGCTATGTTATCCGATGAGATGTTGTTGGATTCCTACCATAAAGCGATTGAGTTGAATCTCGAAAGAGATTTCATCGCACTGCTGTTGGCAGAAATCCATAAGCGCAAACTGGGTACCGACGTATCTGCCATTCTTCACTAG
- a CDS encoding YheC/YheD family protein — MSRQLASKWRKTAALMKYPVAAVHIPQTKAFNSGNLLQMLSRYGMVYVKPIVGGGGYGVIRVSASGGAYRYTHMKTTRSFASFSQMYRSLVRVKARRKYLIQQGIHLATIQGRPVDYRVKVVKTQRGWVFRSLVGRLARPGLCVTNLSKGGTMLSGRRALGLSLPHISGRHKRREMRSLTMTCTYIMESQFPGVGQLGFDYGLDYSGKIWILEVNTRPQ; from the coding sequence ATGTCGAGACAACTTGCAAGCAAATGGCGGAAGACAGCGGCTCTGATGAAATACCCGGTAGCTGCTGTCCATATCCCACAGACCAAGGCATTCAACTCGGGTAATCTGCTGCAAATGCTCAGTCGTTATGGAATGGTGTATGTCAAACCTATTGTAGGAGGCGGAGGTTACGGTGTTATCCGGGTATCGGCCAGCGGTGGGGCTTATCGATACACCCATATGAAAACAACCCGTTCTTTCGCCAGTTTCAGCCAGATGTATCGCTCTCTGGTGCGTGTAAAGGCTAGACGCAAGTACTTGATCCAGCAAGGCATTCATCTGGCAACAATTCAAGGGAGACCTGTTGATTACAGAGTCAAAGTTGTCAAAACCCAACGAGGCTGGGTATTCCGTTCCTTAGTAGGACGACTCGCTCGTCCCGGACTCTGTGTGACGAATCTGAGCAAGGGTGGCACCATGTTATCAGGAAGGCGAGCTCTTGGTTTATCCCTGCCACATATATCCGGTCGGCACAAACGCCGGGAGATGCGTTCCCTTACAATGACATGTACGTACATTATGGAAAGTCAGTTCCCTGGTGTAGGTCAGCTTGGATTTGATTATGGACTGGATTATTCAGGCAAGATCTGGATTCTGGAAGTGAATACCAGACCCCAATAG
- a CDS encoding Ppx/GppA phosphatase family protein encodes MTRTNETLGIIDIGSNSIRLVIYELDQDEAYRIIHEDKYAARLSSVVESDGTILRHSLDKAITILSQFKATCEAYQTKLIRAAATAAIRNASNVLEIIEWLETETGLTIECVSGDREAYYGFLGVTQSIDLADGYVVDIGGGSTEITVFRDRKRLHSISLPIGAVNSHARYGGEDQWTEENANALCNEVTEALRGQNWIREHPGLPLIGLGGTMRTLAKVEQKRTQYSLPVSHHYEISEEAMENIARSLPHLTSAQRKKVPGLAKDRADIIVPGVLILRTVFQIIQGDRYVVSGAGLRDGLLRDYMAGGQPVVPDALKDSIRNFIHFGPPIPENRLQRIHQDMVTLYTALQGTPPDQADARILYASSMLHMAGKQINYFRYTQHSAYWIMNSSIYGLSHRETILSASAADYHPKKRTPQLLNKHRDILKNSDERHAHRLGSLLRVAEAINRSESIAAIKATKENDSLKVQFTCTAEPLLELDGLEEAVKDLKEAWGVTLTHSIQQASKG; translated from the coding sequence ATGACACGTACTAATGAAACCTTAGGAATTATTGATATCGGCTCGAACTCCATTCGTCTGGTTATCTATGAACTGGACCAGGACGAAGCCTATCGCATCATTCATGAAGACAAATACGCCGCTCGTCTGAGCAGCGTTGTTGAGTCCGATGGAACCATTCTGCGCCATTCTCTGGATAAAGCCATCACCATCTTGAGTCAATTCAAAGCGACCTGTGAAGCGTATCAGACCAAACTGATTCGCGCAGCAGCTACCGCAGCTATTCGTAATGCAAGCAATGTCCTGGAGATTATTGAATGGCTGGAGACCGAGACGGGGCTTACCATTGAATGTGTATCGGGAGATCGGGAGGCCTATTATGGGTTCCTTGGTGTCACTCAATCCATTGATCTGGCAGACGGTTACGTCGTGGATATTGGAGGCGGCAGCACAGAGATCACGGTCTTTCGGGATCGGAAAAGGTTACATAGCATCTCCCTCCCTATTGGTGCTGTGAATTCACATGCCCGTTACGGGGGCGAAGATCAGTGGACTGAGGAGAATGCAAATGCATTATGCAACGAAGTCACTGAGGCTCTCCGTGGACAGAATTGGATTCGTGAGCATCCTGGTCTGCCACTCATCGGACTTGGCGGCACAATGCGTACACTCGCCAAAGTGGAACAGAAGCGCACCCAGTATTCTTTGCCTGTCAGCCATCATTATGAGATCAGTGAGGAAGCGATGGAGAACATCGCTCGCTCCTTGCCACATCTCACCTCGGCACAGCGCAAAAAGGTACCTGGGCTCGCCAAAGATCGCGCTGACATCATTGTGCCCGGCGTACTGATCCTACGAACTGTCTTCCAGATAATACAGGGAGATCGTTATGTGGTTAGTGGCGCGGGTCTACGAGACGGGTTGTTGCGTGATTACATGGCTGGAGGGCAGCCGGTCGTTCCAGACGCGCTGAAGGACAGTATCCGCAACTTTATCCATTTTGGTCCACCTATTCCAGAGAATCGTCTGCAACGGATTCATCAGGATATGGTTACCCTGTATACAGCATTACAAGGTACCCCTCCTGATCAAGCAGATGCCCGAATCCTGTATGCATCCTCCATGCTGCACATGGCTGGTAAACAGATTAACTATTTCCGTTATACACAGCACTCGGCCTATTGGATCATGAATTCAAGCATTTATGGACTTTCTCATCGGGAGACCATTCTAAGTGCCAGTGCAGCTGATTATCATCCCAAAAAAAGAACGCCCCAGCTGCTGAATAAGCACCGGGACATTCTGAAAAACTCGGATGAGCGGCATGCTCATCGTTTAGGCTCTCTGCTCCGCGTAGCTGAAGCCATCAATCGATCCGAGAGCATCGCTGCGATCAAAGCAACAAAAGAAAACGACTCGCTGAAGGTGCAATTCACCTGTACAGCTGAGCCGTTACTGGAACTTGATGGCCTGGAAGAGGCCGTCAAGGATCTGAAGGAAGCCTGGGGAGTTACGTTAACGCACTCCATTCAGCAGGCTTCCAAGGGATAA